One stretch of Chryseobacterium indologenes DNA includes these proteins:
- the dacB gene encoding D-alanyl-D-alanine carboxypeptidase/D-alanyl-D-alanine endopeptidase — translation MVNFRKYISSAAVLASGFFLAQTPVSTVLYSQNYDNQKNSLNLPSPASSMERSVLSAKELVDINVNTMMADPVLKNANWGFVVYDPKTKKVISSYNESSPLVPASTTKLLTTETALNLLGENYRWITQLEYAGTIDENGTLNGNLYVVGSGDPSLGTNKAGAGSYRDIISDFIGGLSREGIRKVNGDIIIQTALFKGNIAMLPENVVWLENNNYYLPAGTTQAINPANEKLIVKKSGFSTEKKFFYVSPYAHQMVYAEKYDGDGILTTKLPDAPAYLANSFRTTLVKSGIPVTGKVSAKMTDPAPENRKMISAYKSPTLGDIVYYTNQHSDNSLAEALLRTVGFQKLGDQTSESGRIVVTEHLKDAGFDMLGLNYIDGSGLSRSNNVTPISQVKFLTSLMDEKYYRSYLTSLPIGGQSGTLKRMFLGTGNGQVFAKTGTLNKVKTLAGYLKTNSGKTLVFSLMVNNYSGSVDMVKKRMEKILEPALDL, via the coding sequence ATGGTAAATTTCAGAAAATATATTTCAAGTGCAGCGGTGTTGGCTTCCGGTTTCTTCCTGGCTCAAACTCCCGTTTCTACTGTTCTTTACTCTCAGAATTACGACAATCAGAAAAACAGCTTAAACCTTCCATCGCCCGCAAGCTCGATGGAAAGAAGTGTTTTGTCGGCTAAAGAACTTGTAGACATTAATGTAAACACAATGATGGCGGATCCTGTGCTGAAAAATGCAAACTGGGGATTCGTGGTGTATGATCCGAAAACGAAAAAAGTAATTTCTTCGTATAATGAAAGTTCTCCGTTGGTTCCGGCTTCCACAACAAAATTGTTGACTACAGAAACAGCATTAAACCTGCTAGGGGAGAACTACCGTTGGATTACCCAGCTAGAGTATGCAGGAACGATAGATGAAAACGGAACGTTAAACGGAAATCTTTATGTAGTAGGAAGTGGAGATCCATCCCTGGGAACAAATAAGGCAGGAGCTGGATCTTACAGAGACATTATTTCAGATTTCATAGGTGGACTTTCGCGTGAGGGAATCAGAAAGGTAAATGGTGATATTATCATTCAGACAGCGCTTTTCAAAGGCAATATTGCAATGCTTCCGGAAAATGTTGTATGGTTGGAAAACAATAATTACTATCTGCCTGCAGGAACTACCCAAGCAATTAACCCGGCTAATGAAAAACTGATCGTAAAGAAATCCGGTTTCTCTACAGAAAAGAAATTTTTCTACGTTTCACCTTATGCTCATCAGATGGTATATGCGGAAAAATATGATGGTGACGGTATTTTAACAACTAAGCTTCCGGATGCACCAGCATATCTGGCCAATTCTTTCAGGACTACTCTGGTAAAAAGCGGAATTCCTGTTACCGGAAAGGTATCGGCAAAAATGACAGATCCTGCCCCGGAGAACAGAAAAATGATCTCTGCATACAAATCTCCAACATTAGGTGATATTGTATATTATACCAACCAGCACAGTGATAACTCTTTAGCGGAAGCTTTACTAAGAACAGTTGGATTTCAGAAACTGGGAGATCAGACTTCAGAATCAGGAAGAATTGTAGTGACAGAGCACTTAAAGGATGCCGGTTTTGATATGTTAGGCCTGAATTATATCGATGGAAGCGGACTTTCAAGAAGTAATAATGTAACTCCGATTTCTCAGGTGAAGTTTTTGACTTCTTTAATGGATGAAAAGTATTATAGATCTTATTTAACATCTTTACCTATCGGTGGACAATCTGGAACGTTGAAAAGAATGTTCCTTGGAACTGGAAACGGGCAGGTTTTTGCAAAAACAGGAACTTTAAATAAAGTGAAAACACTGGCTGGTTACCTGAAGACAAATTCCGGCAAAACACTTGTTTTCTCTCTGATGGTGAATAATTATTCAGGATCGGTGGATATGGTGAAGAAAAGAATGGAAAAGATTCTTGAGCCGGCTCTGGACCTTTAG
- a CDS encoding M1 family metallopeptidase gives MRKFYLLMLSFLITQQFYGQHELHHSEMKGLAEKEMKSFTKKMGTGNVNPNTLNYDLQYQRMDLNIDPAVYAVSGSVTSHFKPNQSMGSIYFDFTNLLAVSQVQYHGNTIPFQQLSTQEIKIDFPASLSANVLDSLTIHYSGAPANNTVMVGNQGSNPIPVFSTLSEPYGAQDWFPTKQSLNDKIEKFDFKITTPSQYSVAANGKLMSEIITTATGKKLTFWRTMYPTAAYLIALSISNFAKQNSTIGNPPFPFVNYIYPATAGNPESIANIEWTKQIMDVFETYFGPYPFRNEKYGHMEYINGGGMEHQTMSSMIGWPKYLIAHELAHQWFGDKVTCGKWNDIWLNEGFAHFAEYVANEKLIMTHDEFMNYLKGRIDYITSNAGGTVYVPDGQLNNINRIFDSRLTYTKGGYALRMLKWILGDSTFYQAIKEYHERPALAYNYVVTSDFKASLLQSTGKDFTEFFNDWIYGEGYPTYTIKWKQTGSQLAFKVSQTQSSPTVSFFEMPLPVKVTGTSGEIAYMVLDNTFNNQYFVENISFPIASIQFNYEYQMVEKNSTVVQDNTLSVSSVEKDEFGLYPNPAKNELYLKGVDKETAYSIHGIDGRLIKKSIFKPGKPIQIGELVPGAYIITLNERHIKFIKH, from the coding sequence ATGAGAAAATTCTATCTTCTGATGCTGAGCTTTTTGATCACTCAGCAGTTTTATGGGCAACACGAACTTCATCATAGTGAGATGAAAGGATTGGCTGAAAAGGAAATGAAATCTTTCACCAAAAAAATGGGAACTGGCAACGTAAACCCTAATACCCTGAATTATGATCTGCAGTACCAGAGGATGGATCTGAATATAGATCCTGCTGTTTACGCTGTTTCCGGATCTGTGACTTCGCATTTCAAGCCGAATCAAAGCATGGGAAGCATTTATTTTGATTTTACCAACCTTCTTGCGGTTTCCCAGGTGCAATATCATGGAAATACTATTCCGTTTCAGCAACTTTCTACCCAGGAGATCAAAATAGATTTCCCGGCTTCTTTATCAGCGAATGTTTTGGATTCGTTAACCATTCATTATTCCGGTGCTCCGGCAAATAATACTGTTATGGTTGGAAATCAAGGATCCAACCCAATACCTGTTTTCTCTACTTTAAGCGAGCCTTACGGTGCTCAGGATTGGTTTCCTACCAAGCAAAGTCTGAATGATAAGATCGAAAAATTTGATTTTAAAATTACCACTCCTTCTCAATACAGTGTTGCAGCCAATGGAAAGCTGATGTCGGAAATTATTACAACAGCTACAGGAAAAAAACTGACGTTTTGGAGAACCATGTATCCTACGGCTGCCTATCTTATTGCTCTGTCTATCTCAAATTTTGCTAAACAAAACAGTACAATAGGAAATCCTCCCTTTCCGTTTGTTAATTATATTTATCCGGCAACAGCCGGAAATCCGGAATCGATAGCTAATATTGAGTGGACGAAACAGATTATGGATGTTTTTGAAACCTATTTTGGACCTTATCCTTTCCGTAACGAAAAATATGGACACATGGAATATATTAATGGAGGTGGAATGGAGCATCAGACCATGTCTTCCATGATTGGCTGGCCTAAATACCTTATTGCCCATGAGCTTGCCCACCAATGGTTTGGAGATAAGGTAACCTGTGGAAAATGGAATGATATATGGCTGAATGAAGGCTTTGCTCATTTTGCAGAATACGTTGCCAATGAAAAACTGATTATGACCCATGATGAGTTTATGAACTACCTGAAAGGAAGGATTGATTATATTACCAGTAATGCAGGAGGAACAGTTTATGTCCCTGATGGACAGCTTAATAATATCAACCGAATTTTTGACAGCAGACTCACCTATACTAAAGGTGGTTATGCTTTAAGAATGTTAAAGTGGATCTTAGGTGATAGTACCTTTTATCAGGCCATTAAAGAGTATCATGAAAGACCGGCGCTGGCATATAATTATGTGGTCACATCAGATTTTAAAGCTTCTTTACTTCAGTCTACCGGAAAAGATTTTACAGAATTTTTTAATGATTGGATCTATGGTGAAGGATATCCAACTTATACAATAAAGTGGAAACAAACAGGAAGTCAGTTAGCATTTAAAGTTTCGCAGACTCAAAGCAGCCCTACGGTAAGCTTTTTCGAAATGCCTCTGCCTGTAAAAGTAACCGGAACTAGTGGCGAGATTGCTTATATGGTGCTTGATAATACTTTTAATAATCAGTACTTTGTGGAGAATATATCGTTTCCCATAGCGAGTATTCAGTTTAATTACGAATACCAGATGGTGGAAAAGAATTCTACTGTGGTTCAGGATAATACCTTAAGTGTATCTTCTGTAGAAAAGGATGAGTTTGGGTTATATCCTAATCCTGCTAAAAATGAATTGTATCTTAAAGGTGTTGATAAAGAAACAGCATATTCCATTCATGGGATTGATGGCAGGCTGATAAAGAAATCAATATTCAAGCCTGGTAAACCAATCCAGATTGGTGAACTGGTTCCT